The stretch of DNA CCCGGCCGAGGCCAAGGAGCTGGCACTTGTTGTTATTTTCGGTGCCGAATACGACGATAACTGCGAGTCAGCGGCCGGATTTTGGGCAAAAAGAAGCCCGGCGGCCGTTACGCCACCGGGGTTCGATTCTTAGTGCTCAGGAAGCCAGGACTTCGTCGAGAACGCTTGCAGCCTTCTCTTCATCCGTCTTTTCGGCCAACGCCAGTTCTGAGATCAGAATCTGCCGTGCCTTGGCCAGCATGCGCTTTTCACCTGCGGAGAGGCCCCGATCGTGATCACGGCGCCACAGGTCGCGTACGACCTCTGCCACCTTGATGACGTCACCGGAAGCAAGCTTCTCCAAGTTTGCCTTATATCGACGCGACCAGTTGGTGGGCTCTTCAGTGAACTCGGCCCGCAGCACTTCAAATACGTGCTCCAGACCTTCCTTGCCCACTACGTCCCGGACC from Arthrobacter sp. PAMC25564 encodes:
- a CDS encoding CarD family transcriptional regulator; protein product: MVFEVGETVVYPHHGAAKIEEIKMRTVKGEEKMYLKLKVAQGDLTIEVPAENVDLVGVRDVVGKEGLEHVFEVLRAEFTEEPTNWSRRYKANLEKLASGDVIKVAEVVRDLWRRDHDRGLSAGEKRMLAKARQILISELALAEKTDEEKAASVLDEVLAS